Proteins from a genomic interval of Paenibacillus sp. FSL H8-0048:
- a CDS encoding GNAT family N-acetyltransferase, with protein MNARISLSPVTPDDIDFITTLETNASLWPFEDMIPTDKEAVRKTVAERIHSDWYKQFVIRLASPEAPPAGEVHLHWYVKERESWELGYSLFPEYRGQGYCTEAAQLALKLAFKEWRAHRVVAMCNEYNTSSIKVLDRLGMVREGVFREEIHWNNQWVNQYFYAILDREYLGHNGI; from the coding sequence ATGAACGCAAGAATTTCACTCTCTCCGGTCACCCCGGACGATATCGATTTCATCACAACGCTTGAAACCAACGCCTCACTCTGGCCCTTCGAGGATATGATTCCAACCGACAAGGAGGCAGTCCGGAAGACCGTGGCGGAACGAATCCATAGCGACTGGTACAAACAATTCGTGATCCGGCTCGCCTCCCCGGAGGCACCCCCTGCAGGTGAAGTGCATTTGCACTGGTATGTAAAAGAGCGCGAGAGCTGGGAGCTGGGCTACAGCCTTTTCCCTGAATACCGGGGGCAAGGCTACTGCACCGAAGCGGCTCAGCTGGCCTTGAAGCTTGCTTTTAAAGAATGGAGGGCCCACAGAGTCGTGGCTATGTGCAATGAATACAATACCTCATCCATCAAGGTACTGGACAGGTTAGGCATGGTCCGCGAGGGCGTATTCCGGGAAGAAATACACTGGAACAACCAGTGGGTCAACCAATACTTCTATGCAATACTGGACCGGGAGTACCTGGGGCATAACGGGATATAG